A window from Brucella sp. BE17 encodes these proteins:
- a CDS encoding HK97 family phage prohead protease: MTKRDFALETKRTAIALDDVEIDGSFSGYASVFGLADLGHDIIERGAFARALKERGPSGIRMLWQHDAAEPIGVWTKIGEDVRGLYVEGRLAKGVTRAREALELMRSGGLDGLSIGFRTVKARKDARSGLRHILEADLWEISIVTFPMLPQARIANVKADLPTIREFERWLTRDAGLSRASARIVIAKGYAALNAKRTQPEAVRNDEADLAQLMRDAARSISS, encoded by the coding sequence ATGACGAAACGTGATTTCGCACTTGAAACCAAGCGTACAGCAATTGCGCTCGACGACGTCGAGATCGATGGCAGCTTTTCAGGCTATGCAAGCGTGTTCGGACTGGCCGATCTGGGGCACGATATCATCGAACGCGGCGCTTTCGCCCGTGCCTTGAAGGAACGGGGTCCTTCGGGCATTCGCATGTTGTGGCAACACGATGCGGCGGAGCCGATTGGCGTGTGGACAAAGATCGGCGAGGATGTACGCGGGCTTTATGTCGAGGGCAGGCTCGCCAAGGGGGTGACCCGCGCCCGCGAAGCGCTGGAACTCATGCGCTCCGGCGGGCTTGACGGGCTTTCCATCGGCTTTCGCACGGTGAAGGCGCGCAAGGACGCGCGATCTGGTCTGCGTCATATTCTCGAAGCCGATCTTTGGGAAATTTCAATCGTCACCTTTCCCATGCTGCCGCAGGCACGCATCGCAAACGTCAAGGCAGATTTGCCGACGATCCGGGAATTTGAACGCTGGCTCACGCGGGATGCGGGGCTGAGCCGTGCAAGTGCGCGCATCGTCATAGCCAAGGGCTATGCGGCGCTGAACGCAAAACGGACGCAGCCGGAGGCCGTCCGAAATGATGAAGCAGACCTTGCGCAGCTTATGCGCGACGCTGCCCGATCCATCTCCAGCTAA
- a CDS encoding phage major capsid protein, translated as MDNNQPTQPANLETKSAETKSFVPSIHQSGDVGEAFEDFMSAFSAFREANDERLKKVEKHAGTDVLLTEKVERINRALDEQKQALDAYVSKQSRPQLGGGALVVNGEHKSAFDTYVRRGDEQALRGIEQKAHSYASGPDGGYLVPAELETEIGRRLAVLSPIRGISSVRQVSGAILKKPFSITGPATGWVGETDARPQTASAKLAELQFPTMEIYAMPAATATLLDDAAINVEQWIAEEVETAFAEQEGAAFVNGDGVNKPRGFLDYTSVDESAWAWGSIGHIATGVEGALPEDAPSDKLIELIYALKAGYRQNANFVMNRKTQSTLRKLKDADGNYLWQPPAAIGEKASLMGFGLVEAEHMPDIAADTVAIAFGDFGRGYLVVDRIGVRVLRDPYSAKPYVLFYTTKRVGGGVQDFDAIKLLKFSA; from the coding sequence ATGGACAATAACCAACCTACCCAGCCCGCAAATCTTGAAACCAAGAGTGCGGAGACGAAATCATTTGTGCCTAGCATTCACCAGAGTGGTGATGTGGGTGAAGCTTTTGAAGATTTCATGAGCGCCTTTTCCGCTTTTCGTGAAGCCAATGATGAGCGGCTGAAAAAGGTCGAGAAGCATGCAGGCACCGACGTGCTCCTCACTGAAAAAGTCGAGCGCATCAATCGTGCGCTTGATGAGCAGAAACAGGCGCTTGATGCCTATGTGTCAAAACAGTCGCGCCCGCAGCTTGGCGGTGGTGCACTTGTCGTCAATGGCGAGCACAAGAGCGCATTCGATACCTATGTGCGCCGGGGCGACGAGCAGGCCCTGCGCGGCATCGAGCAAAAGGCGCATTCCTATGCATCCGGTCCTGATGGCGGTTATCTGGTGCCAGCCGAGCTTGAAACAGAGATTGGCCGCAGGCTTGCAGTTCTCTCGCCCATTCGCGGCATTTCCAGCGTGCGGCAGGTGTCAGGCGCCATTCTGAAAAAGCCGTTTTCCATCACGGGTCCGGCCACGGGCTGGGTCGGTGAAACCGATGCGCGTCCGCAGACGGCTTCAGCGAAACTTGCCGAATTGCAGTTCCCGACCATGGAAATCTACGCCATGCCTGCAGCGACCGCCACACTTCTCGACGACGCCGCGATCAATGTCGAACAGTGGATTGCCGAGGAAGTGGAAACCGCCTTTGCCGAGCAGGAAGGGGCGGCCTTCGTCAATGGCGACGGCGTCAACAAACCGCGCGGTTTCCTCGATTATACCAGCGTCGATGAAAGCGCCTGGGCCTGGGGCAGTATCGGTCATATTGCAACCGGCGTTGAAGGGGCTCTGCCCGAAGATGCACCGTCGGACAAGCTGATCGAGTTGATTTATGCGCTCAAAGCCGGTTATCGTCAGAACGCCAATTTCGTCATGAACCGCAAGACGCAGAGCACCTTGCGCAAATTGAAGGACGCGGACGGCAACTACCTCTGGCAGCCACCGGCAGCCATTGGCGAGAAAGCGTCGCTCATGGGCTTTGGTCTGGTCGAGGCCGAGCATATGCCCGATATTGCAGCAGACACTGTGGCAATCGCCTTTGGCGATTTCGGTCGCGGGTATCTGGTGGTCGACCGCATCGGCGTGCGCGTGTTGCGCGATCCCTATTCCGCCAAGCCTTATGTGCTGTTCTACACCACCAAGCGTGTTGGCGGCGGTGTACAGGATTTTGACGCGATCAAGCTTTTGAAATTCTCTGCCTGA
- a CDS encoding phage head-tail connector protein, whose product MTMFLVTPPEIEPVTIEDARAFLRLSSTSEDAILERLIRTARELVEVETGLALIDQTWRLRVDRWPRSGRLALFKFPVTSIAMVVAYRPDGTAISFPPEEFHLQDGRRPQRLYMASYPEAMSLCGLEVDFVAGFGATAASVPEVLKQAIFNLTAHLYETRAGIDAVATPLTIPPMVNQLVESWRRIPL is encoded by the coding sequence ATGACAATGTTTCTTGTCACGCCGCCGGAGATCGAGCCGGTGACGATCGAAGACGCACGCGCTTTCCTGCGCCTTTCATCGACTAGTGAAGATGCCATTCTCGAACGTCTTATCAGGACCGCGCGTGAACTGGTTGAGGTCGAAACCGGTCTTGCGCTGATCGACCAGACATGGCGGCTGCGTGTGGACCGCTGGCCGCGTTCGGGGCGTCTGGCGCTGTTCAAATTTCCGGTCACTTCGATTGCCATGGTGGTCGCGTATCGGCCCGATGGTACGGCGATCAGTTTTCCGCCGGAAGAGTTTCATTTGCAAGATGGACGCCGCCCACAGCGTCTTTACATGGCTTCTTATCCCGAGGCGATGTCGCTGTGTGGACTTGAGGTGGATTTCGTGGCTGGCTTTGGGGCAACGGCTGCAAGCGTGCCTGAAGTATTGAAACAGGCGATCTTTAACCTCACCGCGCATCTTTATGAAACGCGTGCCGGTATCGATGCGGTAGCCACACCACTGACGATCCCACCCATGGTCAACCAGCTTGTCGAGAGCTGGCGGCGGATACCGCTATGA
- a CDS encoding phage head closure protein: MNNVLFIDPGQLDRELALEELRPEADGLGGYVETWAEIAMLWGRIEPVSVTQRNFATRPQPEATHRILLRFRDGLTTAMRFRKGGRLFRLETILDPDETGRYLICTAVEEGR; encoded by the coding sequence ATGAACAATGTGCTTTTTATCGATCCAGGCCAGCTTGACCGCGAGCTGGCTCTGGAAGAACTGCGTCCTGAGGCTGACGGTTTGGGTGGTTATGTTGAGACATGGGCTGAAATTGCCATGCTGTGGGGTCGCATCGAACCTGTTTCAGTCACACAGCGCAATTTCGCTACGCGCCCGCAACCCGAAGCCACACATCGCATATTGCTGCGGTTTCGTGATGGCCTCACAACCGCCATGCGATTCCGTAAGGGGGGCCGCCTTTTTCGGCTGGAAACCATACTCGATCCCGATGAAACCGGCCGCTATCTCATCTGTACGGCTGTCGAGGAGGGACGATGA
- a CDS encoding DUF3168 domain-containing protein, whose amino-acid sequence MTLGAAALQKALFDALKNDSGLAETLGGERIYDRVPPKTPFPYVTLGETASRDWSTASEKGGEHFLNIQIWARENGRKRVLEIAEKIAARLDDWPITLNGYRLVNLTLSEMVARNTDGLGNYLGTMRYRAVTEPLI is encoded by the coding sequence ATGACGCTTGGCGCGGCAGCACTGCAAAAGGCGCTGTTTGACGCGCTCAAGAACGATAGCGGGCTGGCTGAAACACTGGGCGGTGAAAGGATCTATGACCGCGTACCGCCGAAAACGCCTTTTCCCTATGTGACGCTTGGCGAGACTGCGAGCCGTGACTGGAGCACGGCCAGCGAAAAGGGCGGCGAACACTTCCTCAATATCCAGATATGGGCCAGGGAAAACGGACGCAAACGCGTGCTGGAAATTGCCGAAAAAATTGCCGCCCGACTTGATGACTGGCCCATTACTCTTAACGGATATCGGCTGGTCAATCTCACCCTTTCGGAAATGGTCGCCCGTAACACCGATGGGCTGGGCAATTATCTTGGCACCATGCGCTACCGCGCTGTGACCGAGCCGCTCATTTGA
- a CDS encoding phage major tail protein, TP901-1 family, producing MSAQRGKDILLKIMRDDDGFETCAGLRTKRIAFNTETVDVTDADSAGRWRQLLSGSGVQRVSLSGSGLFKDAASDALVRRLFFDGEIREWQVVLPDFGTVSGPLQIVALEYGGNHDGEMTFEIALESAGYITFGAA from the coding sequence ATGTCGGCTCAAAGAGGCAAGGATATCTTGCTGAAAATCATGCGCGATGATGACGGTTTTGAAACCTGTGCGGGTCTGCGCACCAAGCGCATCGCCTTCAACACCGAAACAGTCGATGTGACGGACGCTGATTCCGCCGGTCGCTGGCGGCAATTGCTGTCCGGGAGCGGCGTGCAACGCGTATCGCTGAGCGGTTCTGGCCTTTTCAAGGATGCGGCATCGGATGCGCTGGTACGCAGGCTGTTTTTTGATGGTGAAATCCGTGAATGGCAGGTCGTGCTGCCGGATTTCGGCACGGTGAGCGGTCCGCTGCAGATCGTAGCACTCGAATATGGCGGCAATCACGATGGTGAAATGACGTTTGAGATCGCGCTGGAATCCGCAGGCTACATCACTTTCGGAGCAGCATGA
- a CDS encoding gene transfer agent family protein, whose translation MMMVNRHRGEIAATLDGRDWTLCLTLGALAELEAAFAADDLSDLIARFSSGKLSAHDMQRIIAAGLRGGGHVVSSDDVADMRADGGVTGFARIVSELLTVTFGTAESDPAPNP comes from the coding sequence ATGATGATGGTCAATCGCCACCGCGGCGAAATTGCCGCAACGCTTGATGGTCGCGACTGGACCCTTTGCCTGACGCTTGGCGCATTGGCCGAACTCGAAGCCGCTTTTGCGGCGGATGATTTGTCCGATCTGATCGCCCGCTTTTCGAGCGGCAAGCTTTCGGCCCACGACATGCAACGCATCATCGCCGCAGGCTTACGCGGCGGTGGCCATGTTGTAAGTAGCGATGATGTCGCCGATATGCGTGCCGATGGCGGTGTCACGGGTTTTGCGCGTATCGTGAGCGAGCTTCTCACCGTCACATTTGGCACAGCGGAAAGCGACCCTGCACCAAACCCTTGA
- a CDS encoding rcc01693 family protein, with translation MNTAADPTPSHQPFPWAGLMRAGFGWLRLSSRDFWAMTPRELAAALGPVSPTYDAPSRHALDALIHAFPDR, from the coding sequence TTGAATACCGCAGCCGACCCTACTCCTTCGCATCAGCCCTTCCCATGGGCCGGGCTCATGCGGGCGGGCTTTGGTTGGCTGCGGCTTTCTTCACGCGATTTCTGGGCGATGACGCCGCGCGAACTGGCGGCAGCACTTGGTCCCGTGTCACCCACGTACGATGCGCCGTCGCGTCATGCCCTTGATGCGCTGATACACGCTTTTCCTGATAGGTGA
- a CDS encoding phage tail tape measure protein, whose product MTDETVTVSVEADTSAFDRALIDLEKRSSSFGRSLTSSLKSAIVSGRGLEDVLRGLATSLAGAALNAGLQPLQNLVSSAFGGVLGGIVPFAKGGVVSSPTYFGMGGGALGLTGEAGAEAILPLARGSDGRLGVASGANGSKPVQVVFNMTSPDAASFRKSEAQLSAMLAGAVRRGARRL is encoded by the coding sequence ATGACAGACGAGACCGTAACCGTATCCGTGGAGGCGGATACGAGTGCCTTTGATCGCGCCTTGATCGACCTTGAAAAACGGTCCTCAAGTTTTGGCCGCAGCCTGACGTCTTCGCTCAAAAGCGCAATTGTTTCTGGCCGTGGCCTGGAGGATGTGCTGCGCGGATTGGCTACAAGCCTGGCTGGAGCGGCGCTCAATGCCGGTTTGCAGCCGCTGCAAAATCTCGTCTCATCCGCTTTTGGTGGGGTTCTGGGCGGCATTGTGCCTTTTGCCAAGGGCGGGGTGGTTTCAAGCCCGACCTACTTTGGTATGGGCGGCGGTGCTCTCGGCCTGACAGGGGAGGCTGGCGCCGAGGCCATTCTGCCGCTGGCGCGTGGGTCCGATGGACGTCTCGGTGTGGCGTCGGGCGCTAACGGCAGCAAGCCGGTGCAGGTGGTCTTCAATATGACATCGCCTGATGCGGCATCGTTCAGAAAATCTGAAGCGCAGCTTTCCGCCATGCTGGCGGGCGCGGTGCGTCGTGGTGCACGGAGGCTTTGA
- a CDS encoding TIGR02217 family protein → MMAAFHDVRFPLGVSFGATGGPQWRNEIVTLTSGLEQRNARWAHSRRHFDAGTGLRSLDDLKTVLAFFEARRGSLHAFRMRDPFDYSSASGNKAPSHLDQPLGTGDGARTQFQLIKRYETYERLITRPVADSVLIGINGIRVPQHEAYRLDPVTGRITFTPGYLPRTGDVLTAGFLFDVAVRFDADRLTASIASFQAGEIPSIPIVEVKA, encoded by the coding sequence ATCATGGCAGCTTTTCACGATGTGCGTTTTCCGCTTGGTGTTTCGTTTGGTGCCACCGGCGGGCCGCAATGGCGCAACGAGATTGTCACGCTCACCTCCGGGCTTGAACAGCGCAACGCCCGCTGGGCGCATTCGCGTCGGCATTTCGATGCCGGAACCGGATTGCGCTCGCTTGATGATCTTAAAACCGTGTTGGCTTTTTTCGAGGCGCGGCGCGGTTCTCTGCATGCTTTTCGCATGCGCGATCCGTTCGATTATTCTTCCGCCTCCGGCAACAAAGCGCCATCGCATCTCGATCAGCCGCTTGGCACTGGTGATGGGGCAAGGACGCAATTCCAGTTGATAAAGCGCTACGAAACCTATGAACGCCTCATAACGCGGCCAGTCGCGGATTCTGTGCTGATTGGCATCAATGGCATTCGTGTGCCGCAACATGAAGCCTATAGGCTTGATCCGGTAACAGGCCGTATAACCTTTACGCCGGGATATTTGCCACGAACAGGTGATGTGCTCACTGCCGGTTTCCTGTTCGATGTCGCTGTGCGCTTCGATGCCGATCGGTTAACTGCCAGTATTGCCTCGTTTCAGGCCGGTGAGATTCCCTCCATTCCCATTGTCGAGGTCAAGGCATGA
- a CDS encoding DUF2163 domain-containing protein, translated as MIPVPPNLESHLQGEVTTHCFAWIVRRSDNVVMGFTDHDAPFEIEGIVCDPLTGFNGSEASTTLGLSIAGGEVEGALSSASIADDDIENGRYDGASVTVYLVNWSVPEQHMLLRRWTAAKISRSGSSFVMELKGAAAAFDAVRGRRVMRLCDAMLGDGRCGVNLDDPRYFVDASVVSAQLGTVIANGLEGFAPDWFANGVLTWASGGNAATKIRVIGHTGNRMQLIEPPVLPIAAGDQFRVVAGCDKSFATCKVKFGNGVNFRGFPHLPGNDAAYAYVSGDNEYDGSVLVP; from the coding sequence ATGATCCCTGTTCCCCCCAACCTTGAATCGCATTTGCAAGGCGAAGTCACAACCCATTGTTTTGCATGGATTGTTCGCCGCAGCGATAATGTCGTTATGGGCTTTACCGACCATGATGCGCCGTTTGAAATCGAGGGTATTGTCTGCGATCCGTTGACCGGCTTCAACGGCAGTGAAGCCTCGACCACACTGGGACTATCGATTGCCGGTGGCGAGGTTGAAGGCGCGTTGTCCTCGGCAAGTATCGCTGACGACGATATTGAAAACGGGCGCTATGACGGCGCCAGTGTTACGGTCTATCTCGTCAACTGGTCAGTCCCCGAACAGCATATGCTTTTGCGTCGCTGGACGGCGGCGAAGATCAGCCGATCGGGCAGTAGTTTCGTTATGGAATTGAAAGGGGCTGCGGCAGCTTTCGATGCGGTTCGCGGACGTCGCGTTATGCGGCTTTGTGATGCCATGCTGGGTGATGGTCGCTGCGGAGTTAACCTCGATGATCCGCGCTATTTTGTCGATGCAAGTGTTGTGAGCGCACAACTGGGCACGGTAATTGCGAATGGTCTGGAAGGCTTTGCGCCGGACTGGTTTGCCAATGGTGTTCTCACCTGGGCCAGCGGCGGTAATGCGGCCACGAAAATTCGTGTCATCGGGCATACGGGCAACAGAATGCAACTCATCGAGCCGCCGGTTCTGCCGATTGCGGCGGGTGATCAGTTTCGCGTCGTTGCCGGTTGCGATAAGAGCTTTGCGACGTGCAAGGTAAAGTTCGGCAATGGCGTGAATTTTCGCGGTTTCCCGCATCTTCCCGGAAATGATGCCGCCTATGCCTATGTAAGCGGCGACAATGAATATGACGGGAGCGTATTGGTCCCATGA
- a CDS encoding NlpC/P60 family protein: MNIADHVLCEAEGWIGTPYRHGASMRGVSCDCLGLIRGIWRALYGCEPEDPGTYAPDWGEVTARDRLLDAASRHMIRRESDQAHPGDLLVFRWRADVAAKHLGVMTRESRFIHAYEGHGVLASALVPQWRTRIAGIFIFPERKS; encoded by the coding sequence ATGAATATAGCCGATCACGTTCTCTGCGAAGCCGAAGGCTGGATCGGCACACCCTATCGCCACGGCGCTTCGATGCGTGGTGTCAGTTGCGATTGCCTGGGGCTGATACGCGGTATCTGGCGTGCGCTTTATGGGTGTGAGCCGGAAGATCCCGGCACTTACGCGCCAGACTGGGGCGAAGTCACGGCCCGCGACAGGCTTTTGGATGCAGCATCGCGGCATATGATCCGGCGTGAAAGCGACCAAGCTCACCCCGGCGATCTTCTGGTCTTTCGCTGGCGGGCCGATGTCGCGGCAAAACATCTCGGCGTCATGACGCGCGAAAGCCGCTTCATCCATGCCTATGAGGGGCATGGTGTGCTTGCTTCTGCGCTGGTGCCGCAATGGCGCACGCGTATTGCGGGCATTTTCATTTTTCCTGAAAGGAAGAGCTGA
- a CDS encoding glycoside hydrolase/phage tail family protein yields MATIVLQAVGAAVGGIFGPVGAAIGAGLGAMGGYAIDNALINSTRHIEGSRLNGGRVVTAEEGAALSFIYGTARVSGTLIWATRFEEKATTERQGGKGGPKVTSYSYFGNAAYAVAEGEIAFIRRVWADGQELDLTEIEMRVYRGTATQQPDPLIEAKQGSGNAPAYRGTAYVVFERIPLDGFGNRLPQFHFEVVRPVGKVASDLRAIALIPGSTEFGLQPDPVTDEPVPGTGRSINRNAVRARSDWTAALDELQALCPNLKHIAIVVPWFGDDLRASHCRIRPGVTALSARKPSHVWRVENVTRGSAPLISKSGKGAAYGGTPSDASVIAAIRDARARGLHVTLYPFIMMDIAAGNALPSPYGGVGQALYPWRGRITCHPAVGQAGSPDKTSSAGEQVSAFVNGQWGYRRFLHHCADLALRAGGVDSFLLGSELRGLTSIRDSRENFPFVVSLCALAAEMRERLGGSCRITYGADWSEYFGYQAQDGTGDLFFNLDPLWSHPAINAIGIDNYMPLADWRDGDLDGGNPDGFNAPYDLDGLAAQVEAGEGFEWYYASSGDRNARVRTPITDGMAGKLWVYRFKDIRSWWSNPHFNRIDGAEQAQSTGWVPQSKPIWFTELGCPAVDKGPNQPNVFPDPKSSENAVPYFSNGSRSDIGMDRFLRAHYQHWEQANTISPVYGGPMLDMERIYLWAWDTRPFPEFPLNSSTWGDTANWRLGHWLNGRLSGVALDELITAILTDFGLPAADCSGADGHLSGFIVSEPSSVRGVLEPLFNIFGIHGFEQAGKFVFKSIARAASSIAVGDRLVEPDEGAALTAELEDQGTLPASVELYCNDPLRDFQVVGASASRGQGQGSESLSLAGAMEQGQATALAQAWLARRHAERRTASFALPWSQAAIHAGDRLRLDMLGGTRDYVVTSLEDGAVRSVRAVALAPNIVFADEGVTPPVSPGGTVIDMKPLFNLIDLPLWPGAEEPANQFRIACHARPWRGVAVYASPAEDDFSERALITERAIMGELVAPLEGGRSGRLQEGHSIDVVLYAGELQSRSLAQVLNGGNTALMQAPGGDWEVFQFLDAEEIGLNHWRLRRLLRGQLGTESAALVEKPQGSPFILLDAGVRATGLTSSELGLELNWRAGAAGKTFSEAFFDTRSAIGGLRALKPLSPVHLKYDLQLNGDLVFRWIRRGRVDADSWLGEDIPLGEERELYRVDVWQEGQLLRSEQVAASVWTYADVDRLAETGTGSFELHVAMVSAKIGTGDVAILEFAHVA; encoded by the coding sequence ATGGCGACGATCGTTCTGCAAGCGGTGGGTGCTGCCGTAGGTGGCATATTCGGCCCCGTGGGCGCGGCGATTGGCGCGGGGCTGGGGGCGATGGGCGGTTATGCCATCGATAATGCGCTGATCAATTCCACCCGCCATATCGAAGGCTCACGGCTCAATGGCGGTCGTGTCGTGACAGCCGAAGAGGGCGCGGCACTGTCTTTCATCTATGGCACGGCACGCGTGAGCGGCACGTTGATCTGGGCGACGCGTTTTGAGGAAAAGGCGACCACCGAGCGGCAGGGCGGCAAGGGTGGTCCGAAGGTTACAAGCTACAGCTATTTTGGCAATGCCGCCTATGCGGTCGCGGAAGGTGAGATCGCGTTCATCCGTCGGGTATGGGCCGATGGACAGGAACTTGATCTCACCGAAATTGAAATGCGCGTCTATCGTGGCACCGCGACACAACAACCCGATCCTTTGATCGAAGCCAAGCAGGGAAGCGGCAATGCGCCCGCCTATCGCGGCACGGCCTATGTGGTGTTTGAGCGCATTCCACTCGACGGCTTTGGCAATCGCCTGCCGCAATTTCATTTCGAGGTGGTGCGTCCTGTCGGCAAGGTCGCAAGCGATCTGCGTGCCATAGCACTTATTCCGGGCTCGACCGAATTTGGCCTGCAACCAGATCCCGTGACCGACGAGCCGGTACCGGGAACAGGTCGTTCCATCAATCGCAATGCCGTGCGTGCGCGTAGCGACTGGACGGCGGCTCTCGATGAATTGCAGGCGCTTTGTCCCAATCTCAAACATATCGCCATCGTCGTACCGTGGTTCGGCGATGATTTGCGCGCCAGCCACTGCCGCATTCGTCCCGGCGTGACAGCACTTTCTGCCCGCAAGCCGAGCCATGTCTGGCGGGTGGAAAATGTCACACGTGGGAGCGCTCCCCTGATTTCTAAAAGCGGTAAGGGAGCTGCCTATGGCGGTACCCCCTCGGATGCCAGCGTGATCGCGGCTATCCGCGATGCGCGGGCGCGGGGACTGCATGTCACGCTCTATCCCTTCATCATGATGGATATTGCAGCCGGAAATGCGTTGCCTTCACCCTATGGCGGCGTGGGGCAGGCGCTCTATCCATGGCGCGGACGCATCACCTGCCATCCGGCAGTGGGGCAGGCGGGCTCTCCCGACAAAACCTCTTCGGCAGGCGAACAGGTAAGTGCTTTTGTGAATGGGCAATGGGGCTATCGCCGGTTTTTGCACCATTGCGCCGATCTGGCGCTGCGTGCCGGCGGTGTTGATTCCTTCCTGCTCGGCTCAGAACTACGTGGGTTGACCAGCATTCGCGACAGCCGCGAAAACTTTCCTTTTGTCGTGAGCCTTTGTGCACTTGCCGCTGAAATGCGCGAGCGGCTGGGAGGATCCTGTCGCATCACCTATGGCGCGGACTGGTCGGAATATTTTGGCTATCAGGCTCAGGACGGCACGGGCGATCTGTTCTTTAATCTCGATCCGCTGTGGTCACATCCGGCGATCAATGCCATCGGTATCGACAATTATATGCCGCTGGCCGATTGGCGCGATGGCGATCTCGATGGCGGTAATCCTGATGGCTTTAATGCGCCTTATGATCTCGATGGCCTTGCCGCACAGGTCGAGGCAGGCGAGGGGTTCGAGTGGTATTATGCCAGTTCCGGAGATCGGAATGCGCGTGTGCGCACGCCCATTACCGATGGAATGGCTGGCAAGCTATGGGTCTATCGCTTCAAGGATATCCGCTCATGGTGGAGCAATCCGCATTTCAACAGGATTGATGGTGCGGAACAGGCGCAATCAACGGGCTGGGTTCCGCAATCCAAGCCGATCTGGTTCACGGAACTCGGCTGTCCCGCCGTCGACAAGGGACCCAACCAGCCCAATGTCTTTCCCGACCCAAAATCTTCGGAAAATGCGGTGCCGTATTTCTCGAATGGCTCTCGCTCGGATATCGGCATGGATCGGTTTTTGCGTGCGCATTACCAGCATTGGGAACAAGCCAATACGATCTCGCCGGTTTATGGCGGGCCGATGCTGGATATGGAACGCATCTATCTCTGGGCATGGGATACGCGACCCTTCCCGGAATTCCCATTAAACAGCAGCACGTGGGGTGACACCGCCAACTGGCGGCTCGGCCATTGGCTGAACGGGCGTCTGAGCGGGGTGGCGCTGGATGAACTGATTACCGCCATTCTAACCGATTTCGGATTGCCTGCCGCTGATTGTTCCGGCGCTGACGGGCATCTCTCTGGCTTCATCGTTTCCGAACCATCGAGCGTACGCGGCGTTCTGGAGCCGCTGTTCAACATTTTTGGCATTCATGGTTTCGAGCAGGCAGGAAAATTCGTGTTTAAAAGCATCGCGCGGGCAGCATCGAGCATTGCAGTCGGCGATAGGCTGGTTGAACCCGACGAGGGTGCGGCGCTGACCGCAGAACTCGAAGATCAAGGCACATTGCCCGCATCTGTCGAGCTCTACTGTAACGATCCATTGCGCGATTTTCAGGTGGTAGGCGCGTCCGCGAGCCGCGGCCAGGGGCAGGGCAGTGAATCCCTAAGTCTTGCCGGTGCCATGGAACAGGGACAGGCGACCGCCTTGGCGCAGGCGTGGCTTGCGCGCCGCCATGCCGAACGGCGCACGGCATCTTTCGCGCTGCCGTGGTCGCAGGCGGCCATTCATGCCGGTGATCGCCTGCGTCTTGATATGCTGGGCGGCACCCGTGATTATGTCGTGACCAGTCTGGAGGATGGCGCGGTGCGATCCGTGCGGGCAGTGGCGCTTGCGCCCAATATCGTGTTTGCGGATGAAGGCGTAACACCGCCTGTTTCGCCCGGCGGAACCGTCATAGACATGAAGCCACTCTTTAATCTGATTGACCTGCCATTGTGGCCGGGCGCGGAAGAACCAGCCAACCAATTCCGCATTGCCTGTCATGCGCGGCCATGGCGCGGGGTGGCGGTCTATGCATCGCCCGCCGAGGACGATTTTAGCGAGCGGGCGCTGATCACCGAACGCGCCATCATGGGCGAACTTGTTGCGCCACTTGAGGGCGGTCGCAGCGGGCGCTTGCAGGAAGGGCACAGTATCGATGTCGTGCTTTATGCGGGCGAGTTGCAATCGCGATCGCTGGCGCAAGTCCTTAATGGTGGCAATACCGCGCTAATGCAGGCGCCGGGCGGGGACTGGGAGGTTTTCCAGTTTCTCGATGCCGAGGAAATCGGGCTCAATCACTGGCGGTTACGGCGCCTGCTGCGCGGCCAGCTTGGTACCGAGTCGGCTGCTCTTGTAGAAAAACCGCAAGGCTCGCCGTTTATCCTGCTGGATGCTGGGGTGCGCGCGACAGGCCTGACGAGTTCTGAACTGGGGCTTGAACTCAACTGGCGCGCAGGAGCGGCGGGCAAGACGTTTTCGGAAGCTTTTTTCGATACACGGTCTGCGATTGGCGGCTTGCGTGCGCTTAAACCGCTCAGCCCGGTTCATCTCAAGTATGATCTTCAGTTGAATGGTGATCTCGTCTTCCGCTGGATCAGACGCGGGCGCGTTGACGCCGATAGCTGGCTTGGCGAGGACATTCCGCTTGGTGAAGAACGCGAACTTTACAGGGTGGACGTTTGGCAGGAAGGGCAATTGCTGCGCAGTGAGCAGGTTGCGGCATCCGTCTGGACTTATGCCGATGTGGACCGTTTGGCTGAAACCGGCACTGGTTCTTTCGAGCTTCATGTGGCGATGGTGAGCGCAAAAATTGGCACCGGCGACGTGGCCATTCTTGAATTCGCTCACGTAGCGTAA